In the Gymnodinialimonas sp. 202GB13-11 genome, one interval contains:
- a CDS encoding ABC transporter ATP-binding protein — translation MTAPRLQIEHACAHFDGREVVCGVDLTVRAGEILCLLGPSGCGKSTTLRMIAGIDRPSRGRILADGEVLSDGDIHLPPEARGVGLIFQDFALFPHLSVAQNIAFGLRGSGVDVKKRVDELLERVDLGGYGDKPPHMLSGGEQQRVALARALAPRPRIMLMDEPFSGLDNRLRDGIRDETLALLKEEGTAVVLVTHEPEEAMRMADQIALMRDGGVVQTGAPYNIYTSPCDKDAAAFFSDINVITGEVHGALIDTAFGQFLAPGVPDGGEVEIVFRPQHVKIDFDRKGKGPNPTPQDGVPARGVVERARFMGHESLVEFRMDFDGSMLKATVPNVFLPKPGTALWLTIRRDRCFVFPNRN, via the coding sequence GTGACCGCCCCCCGCCTGCAAATCGAACATGCCTGCGCCCATTTTGATGGGCGGGAGGTCGTGTGCGGCGTCGACCTGACGGTGCGCGCAGGGGAGATCCTGTGCCTGTTGGGGCCGTCGGGCTGCGGCAAATCCACGACGTTGCGGATGATTGCGGGGATCGACCGGCCAAGTCGGGGTCGGATTTTGGCGGATGGAGAGGTTCTGTCGGATGGCGACATTCACCTGCCGCCGGAAGCGCGCGGCGTGGGGCTGATCTTTCAGGATTTCGCACTGTTTCCGCATCTGAGCGTGGCGCAGAACATCGCGTTTGGCCTGCGTGGCAGTGGCGTAGATGTCAAAAAGCGCGTTGACGAGTTGCTGGAGCGGGTGGACCTGGGCGGATATGGCGACAAGCCGCCGCACATGCTGTCGGGTGGTGAGCAGCAGCGGGTTGCGCTGGCCCGTGCGCTGGCGCCGCGTCCCCGGATCATGCTGATGGATGAGCCGTTTTCGGGCCTCGACAACCGCTTGCGCGACGGGATTCGGGACGAGACGCTGGCGCTTCTGAAGGAAGAGGGCACGGCGGTGGTGCTGGTCACGCATGAGCCGGAAGAGGCGATGCGGATGGCCGACCAGATTGCGTTGATGCGCGATGGGGGCGTGGTTCAAACGGGTGCGCCGTATAACATCTACACTTCGCCTTGCGACAAGGATGCGGCGGCGTTCTTTAGTGATATCAATGTGATAACGGGCGAAGTTCATGGGGCGTTGATTGATACGGCCTTCGGGCAGTTCCTTGCGCCCGGCGTGCCCGATGGCGGCGAGGTGGAGATCGTGTTCCGCCCGCAGCATGTGAAGATCGACTTCGACCGGAAGGGCAAGGGGCCCAACCCGACGCCGCAGGACGGTGTGCCAGCGCGTGGCGTGGTGGAGCGGGCGCGGTTCATGGGGCACGAGAGCCTGGTGGAATTCCGCATGGACTTTGACGGATCCATGCTCAAAGCCACGGTTCCCAACGTTTTCCTGCCTAAACCCGGCACAGCATTGTGGTTAACGATCCGCCGGGATCGCTGTTTTGTGTTTCCAAATCGGAATTGA